A single region of the Streptococcus macedonicus ACA-DC 198 genome encodes:
- a CDS encoding putative relaxase has translation MVVTKHFATHGKKYRRRLIKYILNPDKTDNLKLVSDFGMSNYLDFPSYEEMVEMYNVNFTNNDKLYESRNDRQEKHQQNIHAHHLIQSFSPEDNLTPEEINRIGYDTMMELTGGRFKFIVATHTDKDHVHNHILINAIDRNSDKKLIWNYALERNLRMISDRISKMAGAKIIEKRFSYRDYQKYRQSSHKFELKQRLYFLMRQSKSFEDFLEKAEQLHVHIDFSQKHSRFMMTDRAMTKPIRGRQLSKRYLYDEEFFRTHFAKQEIESRLEFLLNRVNSLEELLTKAKELNLTIDLKQKNVIFILEESGKQFSLSHKKISDKKLYDVNFFQDYFKNMEVGDSEGLENLQEQYHAFQEERDKDKVATEEIEEAFEGFKKKRDAVHEFEVELAEHQIEKLVDEGIYIKVSFGIKQSGLVFIPNYQLDIIEEDKQKKYKVYIRETTSYFVYNKENSDKNQYIKGRTLIRQLTNDSRMIPYKRPTVESLQKKISEINLLIELTETDKKYQDIKDELVAEIAELDIKLTQTNEKIATLNKMAEVFINLKGAELSSQKLARYDFSKLNLTESISLEQVNEEIGVLQEELGHYLDEYEGLARRLERFVKVLNARRDVGSKLRDGIQIE, from the coding sequence ATGGTAGTCACTAAACACTTTGCGACACACGGAAAAAAATATCGTAGGCGTCTGATTAAGTATATCCTCAATCCCGATAAAACGGACAATTTGAAATTGGTATCTGATTTTGGCATGAGCAATTACTTAGACTTTCCTAGCTATGAAGAAATGGTAGAAATGTACAATGTCAACTTTACCAATAACGACAAGTTGTACGAATCTAGAAATGACCGACAAGAAAAACACCAGCAAAATATTCATGCCCATCATCTCATCCAATCATTTTCTCCTGAGGATAATCTGACACCTGAAGAAATAAACCGCATTGGTTATGATACCATGATGGAATTAACAGGAGGTCGCTTTAAGTTTATCGTAGCGACTCATACAGACAAAGATCATGTTCATAATCACATCCTAATCAACGCCATTGACCGTAATTCAGATAAAAAGTTGATATGGAATTATGCCTTGGAACGAAATTTACGTATGATTTCAGACCGTATTTCTAAAATGGCGGGGGCAAAAATTATTGAAAAGCGTTTCTCTTACCGTGACTATCAAAAATATAGGCAGTCTAGTCATAAATTTGAATTGAAGCAACGTCTTTATTTTTTGATGCGGCAGTCAAAGTCCTTTGAGGATTTTTTGGAAAAAGCAGAGCAATTGCATGTTCATATTGATTTTAGTCAGAAGCATAGTCGATTCATGATGACAGATAGAGCAATGACAAAACCAATTCGAGGACGCCAACTCAGTAAACGATATTTATATGATGAAGAATTTTTTCGTACACATTTCGCCAAACAAGAGATTGAAAGTCGTTTAGAATTTTTGTTGAACCGTGTTAATTCTTTAGAAGAGTTACTAACAAAAGCAAAAGAATTGAATCTAACCATTGACTTAAAACAAAAAAATGTAATCTTTATACTTGAAGAAAGTGGAAAGCAATTCAGTCTGAGTCATAAAAAAATAAGTGATAAGAAATTATATGATGTCAATTTTTTTCAAGATTACTTTAAAAATATGGAAGTTGGTGATTCAGAAGGATTAGAGAATTTACAGGAACAGTACCATGCTTTTCAAGAAGAACGAGATAAGGACAAGGTAGCCACTGAAGAAATTGAGGAAGCCTTTGAGGGATTTAAGAAGAAGCGAGATGCCGTTCATGAGTTTGAAGTGGAGCTTGCAGAACACCAAATTGAGAAGTTAGTTGATGAAGGGATTTATATCAAGGTGTCTTTTGGTATTAAGCAGAGTGGCCTTGTTTTCATTCCCAACTATCAACTAGATATTATTGAAGAAGACAAACAGAAAAAATATAAAGTTTATATTCGTGAGACAACTTCATACTTTGTCTATAACAAAGAAAACTCGGATAAGAATCAGTACATCAAAGGGCGAACCTTGATTAGACAGTTGACCAATGATAGTCGGATGATACCATACAAAAGACCAACAGTTGAAAGTTTACAGAAAAAGATTTCTGAGATTAACCTCTTGATTGAATTAACTGAAACTGATAAGAAATACCAAGACATTAAAGACGAACTAGTCGCAGAAATAGCAGAGCTAGATATAAAACTGACTCAAACAAACGAAAAAATCGCCACCTTAAACAAGATGGCGGAAGTATTTATCAATCTGAAGGGTGCTGAATTGAGCAGTCAAAAACTAGCAAGGTATGATTTTTCAAAGTTAAATTTAACCGAATCAATTTCATTAGAACAGGTAAATGAGGAAATAGGAGTATTACAAGAGGAGCTAGGTCATTATCTTGATGAGTATGAGGGACTAGCTAGAAGGTTGGAAAGGTTTGTGAAAGTGTTGAATGCTAGGAGAGATGTAGGTTCAAAATTACGGGATGGTATTCAGATAGAATAA
- the mcdA gene encoding Lantibiotic macedocin precursor, translating into MEKETTIIESIQEVSLEELDQIIGAGKNGVFKTISHECHLNTWAFLATCCS; encoded by the coding sequence ATGGAAAAAGAAACAACAATTATTGAATCAATTCAAGAAGTTAGTCTTGAAGAGCTTGACCAAATTATCGGTGCAGGAAAAAATGGCGTATTTAAAACCATCTCACATGAATGTCACCTAAATACATGGGCATTTCTTGCTACATGTTGCTCATAA
- the mcdA2 gene encoding Lantibiotic macedocin precursor: MEKETTIIESIQEVSLEELDQIIGAGKNGVFKTISHECHLNTWAFLATCCS, from the coding sequence ATGGAAAAAGAAACAACAATTATTGAATCAATTCAAGAAGTTAGTCTTGAAGAGCTTGACCAAATTATCGGTGCAGGAAAAAATGGCGTATTTAAAACCATTTCGCACGAATGTCACCTAAATACATGGGCGTTTCTTGCCACATGTTGTTCTTGA
- a CDS encoding ImpB/MucB/SamB family protein: MMGYIDYSKEPQSDIAFVDMKSFYASVECVDRGLNPLHTSLCVMSRADNAGGLILASSPMFKKVFGKNNVGRAYDLPFDISTRKFDYYNAKRQGLDISPRYISYIEHWAKRTLIVPPRMDRYIEKNIDIQHIFQDYAAPEDILPYSIDEGFIDLTSSLNYFVSDKQMDRKAKLDVVSAKLQHDIWKKTGIYSTIGMSNANPLLAKLALDNEAKRTPTMRANWSYEDVETKVWSIPNLTDFWGIGSRTEKRLHKLGIASIKELANSNPDRLKKEFGKVGVQFWFHANGVDESNVHQPYKPKSHGLGNSQVLPRDYVKQRDIEIVLSEMAEQVAIRMRREHQKATIVSIFVTYSKTEMKQPINAQMKIEPTNHTRLLTDTVLTLFRKKYTSGAVRGIAVNYSGFVDENYALISLFDDIEATEKEENLQRTIDHIRDQFGFLAVQKGTALLDSSRNIARSKLIGGHSAGGLEGLQ, from the coding sequence ATGATGGGCTATATCGATTATTCAAAAGAACCTCAGTCTGATATAGCTTTCGTTGACATGAAATCATTCTATGCTTCAGTTGAATGCGTGGATAGAGGATTGAATCCACTCCATACCTCTCTCTGTGTCATGAGTCGGGCAGATAACGCTGGAGGCTTAATTTTAGCTTCTTCTCCCATGTTCAAAAAAGTTTTTGGAAAAAATAATGTCGGACGTGCCTACGATTTGCCTTTTGACATCAGCACAAGAAAATTTGACTACTATAATGCTAAACGTCAAGGCTTAGACATATCACCACGCTATATTTCCTATATTGAACATTGGGCTAAGCGAACGCTTATTGTCCCTCCTCGAATGGATAGATATATTGAAAAGAATATTGATATTCAGCACATTTTCCAAGATTATGCTGCCCCTGAAGATATTCTCCCCTACTCCATTGATGAAGGGTTTATTGATTTAACCTCCTCGCTCAATTACTTTGTAAGTGATAAACAGATGGATAGAAAAGCAAAATTAGACGTGGTTTCTGCCAAACTACAACATGATATCTGGAAAAAGACTGGTATCTATTCTACCATTGGTATGAGTAACGCTAACCCATTATTGGCCAAACTCGCTCTAGACAATGAAGCCAAGCGTACACCTACCATGCGTGCCAATTGGTCCTACGAAGATGTCGAAACAAAAGTCTGGTCAATCCCTAACCTAACTGATTTTTGGGGAATTGGTTCTAGAACCGAGAAACGCCTTCACAAACTAGGGATTGCCTCTATCAAGGAACTAGCCAATAGCAATCCTGATCGATTGAAAAAAGAATTTGGAAAGGTTGGAGTCCAGTTTTGGTTTCATGCTAACGGTGTTGACGAGAGTAATGTTCATCAACCCTATAAACCAAAGTCACACGGGCTTGGTAACTCTCAGGTGCTACCTCGTGACTATGTCAAGCAGCGTGATATTGAGATTGTTCTTAGTGAAATGGCTGAACAAGTTGCCATCCGAATGAGGCGAGAACATCAGAAAGCTACTATTGTTTCCATCTTTGTGACCTACTCTAAAACAGAAATGAAACAGCCAATCAACGCTCAAATGAAGATAGAACCCACTAATCATACACGACTGCTTACCGATACCGTGCTAACGCTTTTTCGTAAAAAATACACGTCAGGAGCCGTTCGGGGTATTGCAGTCAATTACTCAGGATTTGTCGATGAAAACTATGCCTTAATCTCATTATTTGATGATATCGAAGCAACCGAAAAAGAAGAAAACTTACAGCGAACTATTGACCATATTAGAGACCAATTCGGTTTTTTGGCGGTTCAAAAAGGAACTGCCCTCTTAGACAGTTCCAGGAATATTGCAAGAAGTAAACTAATAGGAGGCCACTCAGCAGGTGGCTTGGAGGGATTACAATGA
- the mcdR gene encoding putative response regulator, similar to ScnR yields the protein MNFETQFLNKRILIIDDDVSLSQSIKEVLVNRGFKNISNAYSISEGIDIFSVSKIDFIILDVMLPDGEGYLLAKYVRKTSDIPILFLTAKNNPDDEVKGLGSGGDDFVTKPFLPKTLIYRIIALLRRAYKNESELITLSSCTIDLNNASVNKNGNQLSLTPTEIQILRKLYSNKNYIVSTETICDTIWGLDSSGYEKSLMVHIRNIREKIESSPSKPDHLITVKGLGYKLVV from the coding sequence ATGAATTTTGAAACACAGTTTTTAAACAAACGGATATTAATAATAGATGACGATGTCTCACTTAGTCAATCTATCAAAGAGGTATTAGTCAATAGAGGATTTAAAAATATTAGTAACGCTTATAGTATTAGCGAGGGCATTGATATTTTTTCTGTATCCAAGATTGATTTCATCATATTAGATGTAATGTTACCTGATGGTGAGGGGTATTTACTTGCCAAATATGTTAGAAAAACTTCTGATATTCCAATATTATTTTTAACAGCAAAAAATAATCCTGATGATGAAGTTAAAGGCCTTGGATCAGGTGGTGATGATTTTGTCACTAAACCATTTCTCCCGAAAACCTTAATATATCGTATCATTGCTCTATTAAGAAGAGCATACAAAAATGAATCCGAATTAATTACATTGTCTTCTTGTACCATTGATTTAAATAATGCAAGTGTAAATAAAAATGGAAATCAACTTTCACTAACTCCTACTGAAATACAGATACTACGAAAACTATACAGTAATAAGAACTACATTGTTTCAACAGAAACAATTTGTGATACTATTTGGGGACTTGATAGTTCTGGATATGAAAAGTCATTAATGGTACACATTCGAAATATAAGAGAAAAAATAGAATCAAGCCCTTCTAAACCGGATCATCTTATTACCGTTAAAGGTCTTGGATATAAGCTTGTTGTCTGA
- the tnp gene encoding IS1191, transposase, IS256 family: MTQFTTELLNFLAQKQDIDEFFRTSLETAMNDLLQAELSAFLGYEPYDKLGYNSGNSRNGSYARKFETKYGTVQLSIPRDRNGNFSPALLPAYGRRDDHLEEMVIKLYQTGVTTREISDIIERMYGHHYSPATISNISKATQENVATFHERSLEANYSVLFLDGTYLPLRRGTVSKECIHIALGITPEGQKAVLGYEIAPNENNASWSTLLDKLQNQGIQQISLVVTDGFKGLEEIINQAYPLAKQQRCLIHISRNLASKVKRADRAVILEQFKTIYRAENLEMAVQILENFIAEWKPKYRKVMESLENTDNLLTFYQFPYQIWHSIYSTNLIESLNKEIKRQTKKKVLFPNEEALERYLVTLFEDYNFKQNQRIHKGFGQCADTLESLFD; this comes from the coding sequence ATGACTCAGTTTACCACAGAACTACTTAACTTCCTAGCCCAAAAGCAAGATATTGATGAATTTTTCCGTACTTCTCTTGAAACAGCTATGAATGATCTGCTTCAAGCAGAGTTATCAGCCTTTTTAGGGTATGAACCTTACGATAAATTAGGCTATAATTCTGGGAATAGTCGTAACGGAAGCTATGCACGGAAATTCGAAACCAAATATGGGACTGTTCAGTTGAGTATTCCTAGAGATCGTAATGGGAACTTTAGTCCAGCTTTGCTTCCCGCTTATGGACGTCGAGATGACCACTTGGAAGAGATGGTTATCAAACTCTATCAAACCGGTGTAACGACTCGAGAAATTAGTGATATCATCGAACGAATGTATGGTCATCACTATAGTCCTGCCACAATTTCTAATATCTCAAAAGCAACTCAGGAGAATGTCGCTACTTTTCATGAGCGAAGCTTAGAAGCCAATTACTCTGTTTTATTTCTTGACGGAACCTATCTTCCATTAAGACGTGGAACCGTTAGTAAAGAATGTATTCATATCGCACTTGGCATTACACCAGAAGGACAGAAGGCTGTTCTTGGATATGAAATCGCCCCAAATGAAAACAATGCTTCTTGGTCCACCCTGTTAGACAAGCTTCAAAACCAAGGAATCCAACAGATTTCTCTTGTAGTGACCGATGGCTTCAAGGGGCTTGAAGAGATTATCAATCAGGCTTACCCATTAGCTAAACAACAACGTTGCTTAATTCATATTAGTCGAAATCTAGCTAGTAAAGTGAAACGAGCAGATAGAGCGGTTATTCTGGAGCAATTTAAAACGATTTATCGTGCTGAAAATTTAGAAATGGCAGTGCAAATTTTAGAGAACTTTATCGCCGAATGGAAACCAAAGTATAGGAAAGTCATGGAAAGTCTGGAGAATACGGATAATCTTTTAACTTTTTATCAGTTTCCCTACCAGATTTGGCATAGCATTTATTCGACAAACCTCATTGAGTCTCTTAACAAAGAAATCAAACGTCAAACGAAAAAGAAGGTTCTTTTTCCTAACGAGGAGGCTCTGGAACGTTATTTAGTTACCCTGTTTGAAGATTATAATTTCAAACAAAATCAACGCATCCATAAAGGGTTTGGCCAATGTGCTGACACACTTGAAAGCTTATTTGATTAA
- the mcdK gene encoding putative histidine kinase, similar to ScnK, giving the protein MNIFKKSVLKFILSFLTIIFIDIFLLVITTNYIRSQQSAMDIIKTVSSNIIPENNTYKVSLKGKELIEMNNLWVMIIDQDSGKEKFNINKPTNIKSNFDYADVIRFSRYYLEDYPVFTQINEEQKDIYIIAFPKDSIIRYGNNYFDLKRVQIFPILILAIIFVNCLFCLFLYMYSITFLNRNIQPIISAIGNLPLGLNKQVDSVKELDRLTLAVNSANRKLRENEEFKENWISGIAHDIKTPLSVIVSNTSLAIEKTDNENLLKHLKPTLVESHYIQNLLNDLNIFARLTNGNFKLNLEIVEIIPFFKEIIIQIINQEIWEEFNFEFSHDSNLFRKKMYVEKALISRVIHNLIYNSVLHNRSGCKISIILECTSNNEFSITVLDNGVGVSPDRLKSISISNIEEFNFDISGVRRSGMGLKISKQIINRHGGSFIITSQQNKYFQSKIILPLKK; this is encoded by the coding sequence ATGAATATTTTCAAAAAAAGCGTATTAAAATTTATTCTTTCATTTTTAACCATCATATTTATTGATATTTTTCTATTAGTTATCACTACAAATTATATTCGTAGTCAACAATCAGCTATGGATATTATAAAAACAGTTTCCTCCAACATCATCCCTGAAAATAATACTTATAAAGTTAGTTTAAAAGGAAAAGAACTAATCGAGATGAATAATTTATGGGTCATGATCATTGATCAAGATAGCGGGAAGGAAAAATTTAATATAAATAAACCTACTAATATAAAAAGTAACTTTGATTATGCTGATGTTATCAGGTTCTCTCGATACTATTTAGAAGATTATCCTGTCTTTACCCAAATTAATGAGGAGCAGAAAGATATTTACATTATTGCCTTTCCAAAAGACAGCATTATTCGATATGGTAATAATTACTTTGATTTAAAGAGAGTTCAAATTTTTCCAATTCTTATTCTAGCTATAATTTTTGTCAATTGCTTATTTTGTTTATTTCTATATATGTATAGTATTACGTTCTTAAATCGTAATATACAACCCATTATCAGTGCAATTGGTAACTTACCATTAGGTTTAAATAAGCAGGTTGACTCAGTCAAAGAGTTAGATCGATTGACTTTAGCAGTTAATTCCGCCAACAGGAAATTACGTGAAAATGAAGAGTTTAAGGAAAATTGGATTTCCGGAATAGCACATGATATAAAAACTCCACTTTCAGTTATCGTGTCCAATACATCTTTAGCTATCGAAAAAACAGATAATGAAAATCTTCTAAAACATCTCAAACCCACTTTAGTTGAGAGTCATTACATCCAAAATTTATTGAACGACCTCAATATTTTTGCAAGATTAACAAATGGTAATTTCAAATTGAACTTGGAGATTGTTGAAATTATTCCTTTCTTTAAAGAAATAATTATTCAAATTATTAATCAAGAAATTTGGGAAGAATTTAACTTTGAGTTTTCACACGATTCCAACCTCTTTAGAAAAAAAATGTATGTTGAAAAGGCCCTCATTTCTCGAGTTATCCATAACTTAATCTATAACTCAGTACTTCATAATAGATCAGGATGCAAAATTAGTATAATTCTAGAATGTACTTCAAATAATGAATTTTCTATAACAGTTCTAGATAACGGAGTAGGGGTTTCTCCTGATAGACTCAAGAGTATTAGCATCTCTAATATTGAAGAATTTAATTTTGACATATCAGGCGTTAGAAGAAGTGGTATGGGATTAAAAATTTCTAAACAAATTATTAATCGACACGGAGGCAGTTTTATTATTACAAGTCAGCAGAATAAATATTTCCAATCGAAAATCATACTTCCACTCAAAAAATAA
- the mcdM gene encoding putative lantibiotic modifying enzyme, similar to ScnM, with protein MNQKEQLYSQFDKFPKVVIERLIPEVLNESDSLIKQIEEKISDYYRSTLIYLINEKRINGTLVGETAELRYDFFNNVLCRNGTILDEIEERFPKINQRVFISIKHYLDLLNCVKKHFVSDFLELKKLKFLKSNDESPDLNVLDIKVTGDIHNGSGVCILDYNRQKLVYKKKSSRPNILLKELDSQASNYLKKEIRFIPDFLDKNEYFWEVFVESKPVSSLKEANEFYKRMGYLLVYSYILNISDLHFENLISHSIQPILVDAETVFSTNPYETVAENDATLKIVENSRNSVLSTGLLPISEADKIFGGDTSGVLGGTLIGEAKVIINHNRDDIHVEKQKYKTENQNHLPYFENNLGIKTYLNAEEYVEYIKEGFIELSKFIINNKEALKKLYLSFSDIKTRVLFRNTRDYSLVRQLLLSPVYCNQDNILFEKMSNKLTNYDSHNLCQSEVKQLLNMDIPYFYVCASDINVKDKDGNTNIWKLKKSSLSDTIEKLEKFDLDTMEEQLDLVEFSIKTPNALYSTELQESYKIFQNSNSNHSILFTGINTIVDTILKNEKFSKLDGSTNWLTLKVTDYDAFQLEPMDSSIYEGIAGLSIALCEVYELVDDDRQQRIYNCLRRIFMTLMKAYYSTQNQSYYVGKLGILSAMIRIQSITGQEIPVSIFDINNKYILDLNVQSADFLSSFPSEIVALRNSNVSIGNLQQSFEKLVDLKIISEDYIAWDKLESNNVSLAHGNLGIELGLLYLAVALNSSEAVELFYQATNFDSHQKLSNGWIDKRNNSTSANWCHGSTGVLAARLAQLQLDKKFHIISKTKRSELEADMKHAASQIIEIGFDMTNFSICHGTSGNLLALSYYCSYLSGNEREELEKILDIEYRKLHSFGLENGWMCSFNTKYNVYGIMNGLSGILYSTAKYLKKDDSLDILIPTL; from the coding sequence ATGAATCAGAAAGAGCAACTATATAGTCAGTTTGATAAATTTCCTAAAGTAGTAATTGAAAGGCTCATCCCTGAAGTTTTAAATGAAAGTGACTCGCTAATTAAGCAAATTGAGGAAAAAATTTCAGATTATTATAGATCTACATTGATTTATTTAATTAATGAAAAGCGCATTAATGGGACATTGGTTGGTGAAACAGCAGAACTTCGATATGACTTTTTTAATAATGTATTATGTAGAAACGGTACTATTTTAGATGAAATAGAGGAACGATTTCCTAAGATTAATCAGCGTGTATTTATCAGTATTAAACACTATTTAGACTTACTAAATTGCGTGAAAAAGCACTTTGTGAGTGATTTCTTAGAATTAAAAAAATTAAAATTTTTAAAGTCTAATGATGAGAGTCCTGATTTAAATGTTTTAGATATAAAAGTCACAGGAGATATTCACAATGGAAGCGGAGTCTGTATTCTAGATTATAATAGACAAAAATTGGTTTATAAGAAAAAATCATCAAGACCAAATATTCTTTTAAAAGAATTAGATAGTCAAGCAAGTAATTATTTGAAAAAGGAAATTAGGTTCATTCCTGATTTTTTAGATAAAAATGAATATTTTTGGGAAGTATTTGTCGAGAGTAAGCCAGTATCCTCACTTAAAGAAGCAAACGAGTTTTATAAGAGAATGGGGTATCTTTTAGTTTACTCCTATATTCTTAATATCTCTGATTTACACTTTGAAAATCTTATATCTCATAGTATCCAACCTATATTAGTAGATGCTGAAACTGTTTTTTCAACTAATCCATATGAGACAGTAGCTGAAAATGATGCAACATTAAAAATTGTTGAAAATAGTCGGAATTCAGTTCTTTCTACGGGATTATTACCTATTTCTGAGGCTGACAAAATTTTCGGAGGTGATACGAGTGGTGTTTTAGGAGGAACGCTTATTGGTGAAGCAAAAGTTATTATAAATCATAATAGAGATGATATACATGTTGAAAAACAGAAGTACAAGACTGAAAACCAGAATCACTTACCATACTTTGAGAATAATTTGGGAATAAAAACGTATTTAAACGCTGAAGAATATGTAGAATATATTAAAGAAGGCTTCATAGAATTAAGTAAATTTATTATTAATAATAAGGAAGCATTGAAGAAACTTTACTTAAGTTTTAGTGATATAAAAACACGTGTTTTATTTAGAAATACTAGAGATTATAGTCTAGTTAGACAATTATTGCTTTCACCAGTTTACTGCAACCAGGATAATATTTTGTTTGAAAAAATGTCAAATAAATTAACGAACTACGATAGTCATAATTTATGTCAATCTGAAGTAAAACAACTTTTGAACATGGATATTCCGTATTTTTACGTTTGTGCAAGTGATATTAATGTTAAAGATAAGGACGGTAATACTAATATTTGGAAACTAAAAAAATCTTCACTGAGTGATACAATTGAAAAATTGGAAAAATTTGATTTAGATACTATGGAAGAACAGTTAGATTTAGTAGAATTTTCAATTAAAACCCCAAATGCTTTATACAGTACAGAGTTGCAAGAGTCATATAAAATTTTTCAAAATTCAAACTCAAATCATAGCATATTATTTACTGGTATTAATACTATAGTTGATACAATTTTAAAAAATGAAAAATTTTCTAAATTAGATGGAAGTACAAATTGGTTAACTTTGAAAGTTACAGACTATGATGCATTTCAACTAGAACCCATGGATTCATCAATTTATGAGGGTATTGCAGGACTGTCTATTGCGTTATGTGAAGTTTATGAATTGGTCGATGATGATAGACAACAGAGAATTTATAACTGTTTACGCAGAATTTTCATGACTTTAATGAAGGCTTATTATTCTACACAAAATCAATCGTATTATGTTGGCAAGTTAGGAATTTTATCTGCAATGATTAGAATACAGTCAATTACTGGTCAAGAAATACCAGTATCTATTTTTGATATTAATAACAAATATATCTTAGATTTGAATGTTCAGAGTGCAGATTTTCTATCAAGTTTTCCTAGTGAGATTGTAGCCTTACGAAATAGTAATGTATCAATTGGAAATCTTCAACAATCTTTTGAGAAATTAGTTGATTTGAAAATTATTTCTGAAGATTATATTGCGTGGGATAAATTGGAATCTAATAATGTTAGTTTAGCACATGGGAATTTAGGAATAGAACTGGGATTACTTTATCTTGCGGTGGCATTGAATAGTTCTGAAGCAGTGGAATTGTTCTATCAAGCTACAAATTTTGATAGTCATCAAAAATTATCAAATGGATGGATAGATAAAAGAAATAATTCGACTAGTGCTAATTGGTGTCATGGTTCTACAGGGGTGTTAGCTGCAAGATTAGCTCAATTACAGCTGGATAAAAAATTCCATATTATATCTAAAACAAAGAGAAGCGAATTAGAGGCTGATATGAAACATGCAGCATCTCAGATAATTGAAATTGGTTTCGATATGACAAATTTTTCTATTTGTCATGGAACAAGTGGAAATTTGTTAGCACTTAGTTATTATTGCTCGTATCTATCAGGAAATGAAAGAGAAGAATTGGAAAAAATTTTAGATATAGAGTATAGAAAATTACATTCATTTGGTTTAGAGAATGGATGGATGTGCAGCTTTAATACTAAATATAATGTTTATGGAATAATGAATGGTTTGTCAGGAATTTTATATTCTACAGCAAAATATTTAAAAAAAGATGATTCGTTGGATATTTTAATCCCTACTCTTTAA
- the mcdA1 gene encoding putative type-A lantibiotic, similar to ScnA1, translating into MKNNNKICQDALESLQELKLEEVDELLGGAGHGVNTISAECRWNSLQAIFSCC; encoded by the coding sequence ATGAAAAATAATAATAAAATTTGTCAAGATGCTTTGGAATCCTTACAAGAACTTAAGTTAGAAGAAGTTGATGAACTTTTAGGTGGAGCAGGCCATGGAGTAAATACTATTTCAGCAGAATGTCGTTGGAATAGTTTACAAGCAATCTTTTCATGTTGCTAA
- a CDS encoding Pleiotropic regulator of exopolysaccharide synthesis, competence and biofilm formation Ftr, XRE family: MFSGNRLKERRVALGYSQSAMADKLNINRSSYFNWEIGKTRPNQKNLSALARILDVPTTYFESEYKIVNTYLQLSSENQGKVDQYADELLQKQQSQEKVIPLFAVEVLSDVSLSAGLGESLFDEYETETVYAEEEQYGYDIAAWIKGDSMEPIYLDGEVALIRASGFDYDGAVYALSWNDSVYIKKLYREENGFRMVSLNDNFPDKWIPYEDNPRIVGLVVSHFMPVIGA; this comes from the coding sequence ATGTTTTCAGGCAATCGTCTAAAAGAAAGACGAGTGGCGTTAGGCTATTCGCAATCTGCCATGGCAGATAAACTTAATATCAATCGTTCCTCCTACTTCAATTGGGAAATTGGCAAGACAAGGCCAAATCAAAAAAATCTTTCTGCCCTTGCAAGAATACTTGATGTTCCAACAACCTATTTTGAATCAGAATACAAGATTGTGAATACCTATCTCCAACTTTCTTCAGAAAATCAAGGAAAGGTTGATCAGTATGCTGATGAGTTACTTCAAAAACAACAATCACAAGAGAAAGTAATTCCTCTTTTTGCAGTTGAGGTCTTATCTGATGTTTCTCTTTCTGCTGGTCTTGGAGAATCACTCTTTGATGAATACGAGACTGAGACCGTCTATGCTGAGGAAGAACAGTATGGTTATGATATCGCTGCTTGGATTAAAGGAGATTCTATGGAACCCATCTATCTTGATGGTGAAGTAGCCCTTATTCGTGCTAGTGGTTTTGATTACGATGGTGCAGTCTACGCCCTATCTTGGAATGATTCTGTCTATATAAAAAAACTTTATCGAGAAGAAAATGGCTTTAGAATGGTGTCACTCAACGATAACTTCCCGGATAAATGGATTCCTTATGAAGATAATCCTCGTATCGTAGGGCTTGTTGTAAGTCACTTTATGCCAGTTATAGGAGCCTAA